A DNA window from Treponema primitia ZAS-1 contains the following coding sequences:
- a CDS encoding MATE family efflux transporter, which produces MEKNSVHSTDRIGTDRIGKLLFDFSVPAIIGMLVNAIYNIVDRIYVGQGVDPLGIAGISLVMPVMMVLMASSMLIGIGANSLFSIRLGQGRKDEVEKIMGHAFALLFFVPGIVIVVCLIFLDDILLNILGVSAAVFPYAKGYLQVILYGGIFSAMGPGINHFIRSDGHPKTSMFTQILGAVVNIILDPIFIFVFRWGVAGAAWATIISQFISFIWVIGYFNSRFTMLRFRFRAMKLELKTTLQILAIGFAPFAMQLAIGLVNILLNRTLFAYGGDIAVAAMGIVYSILIVIIMPLQGLNQGAQPIIGYNYGAKKYDRVKKTYKWAVIYATAFVCAGFILFQFFPHFFIALFRNEEGELMDIGTFALWRCTMFLPLIGFQILSSNFFQSIGKPVQGTVLSLSRQILFYIPLLIILPRFFGIRGVFLAMPLADVGASILSAFVIARELRILNAMEKET; this is translated from the coding sequence TTGGAAAAAAACAGCGTACACTCAACTGACCGGATCGGAACCGACAGAATTGGAAAATTGCTTTTTGATTTTTCTGTTCCCGCCATTATCGGAATGCTTGTAAATGCGATATATAACATCGTGGATCGTATTTATGTAGGCCAGGGGGTGGATCCCCTGGGAATAGCGGGAATAAGTCTGGTAATGCCGGTGATGATGGTCCTAATGGCTTCCTCAATGCTGATCGGCATCGGCGCAAATTCTCTTTTTTCGATCCGCCTTGGGCAGGGCCGTAAGGATGAGGTTGAAAAAATCATGGGCCACGCCTTTGCGCTGCTCTTTTTTGTTCCGGGAATCGTAATAGTGGTATGTCTTATTTTTCTGGATGATATTTTGCTTAACATATTGGGGGTAAGCGCTGCGGTTTTTCCCTATGCGAAGGGTTATCTTCAGGTAATTCTCTACGGCGGTATTTTCAGCGCCATGGGTCCGGGGATTAATCATTTCATCCGATCCGATGGGCATCCCAAAACTTCCATGTTCACCCAGATCCTCGGCGCGGTGGTCAATATCATTCTGGATCCCATTTTTATCTTCGTATTCCGCTGGGGTGTGGCCGGCGCGGCATGGGCGACGATTATTTCGCAGTTTATTTCTTTTATCTGGGTCATAGGTTATTTCAATTCCCGGTTTACCATGCTTCGTTTCCGCTTCCGGGCTATGAAACTTGAATTGAAGACGACCCTTCAGATACTGGCTATCGGTTTTGCCCCCTTTGCAATGCAATTGGCCATAGGGCTGGTAAATATTCTCCTGAACCGTACATTATTTGCGTACGGCGGCGATATTGCGGTCGCCGCCATGGGTATTGTGTACAGTATTTTGATTGTTATCATCATGCCCCTTCAGGGACTTAATCAGGGAGCCCAGCCTATCATCGGATACAATTACGGCGCGAAAAAATACGATCGGGTTAAGAAAACCTATAAATGGGCGGTGATTTATGCAACCGCGTTCGTCTGCGCCGGGTTTATCCTTTTTCAGTTTTTCCCCCATTTTTTCATCGCCCTTTTCCGGAACGAGGAAGGGGAGCTGATGGATATAGGGACCTTTGCTCTGTGGAGATGCACCATGTTCCTGCCGCTTATCGGTTTTCAGATACTGTCGTCAAATTTCTTTCAATCCATCGGAAAACCGGTGCAGGGAACTGTTTTAAGCCTATCCCGGCAGATATTGTTCTATATACCTCTGCTGATTATTCTGCCAAGGTTTTTCGGAATACGGGGGGTCTTTTTGGCCATGCCCTTAGCGGATGTGGGCGCATCGATCCTTTCAGCCTTTGTCATTGCCCGGGAGCTGCGGATCCTCAATGCAATGGAGAAAGAAACGTAG
- a CDS encoding AMP-dependent synthetase/ligase, with protein sequence MMLKPEDYIADWPDMPYPNFSAWLEDLSARWDSKTAIFYRSGKQREFTQWSFARLALESRRIGRGLLAAGLVKGDRVALWSENRPEWIAVWLGAAVAGLVIVPIDFLLSEAECSNILKITNAKAFFYSGRKRDYATELLARGGNAQGILLNAAVCISQEGENFFEAFGVAAGDQMLPKAEDIAGADPVSIVFTSGTTGFAKGVTLSHRGIIANSSAAIRSLRAYPSDVFVNVLPLHHTYPTTCSFISPLSVGAATIIVDKLVGKVVIDDIREAGGTFLIAVPLLYDKVKAGIQQGYQALPFILRAILEPLRKLALAEANKGNYQFGQRVFKFIRKKTGLASIRIMVAGGGPLNPKTADFFDSFGFNMVHGYGMSENSPLISVSTPWHKNNVSVGLPVMHTEVKIIDKNEEGIGEIVVKSPSLMLGYYDNPEATAETFTQDGYLKTGDLGFIDERGFIYINGRKKNLIVSSGGKNIYPEEVEAHFDGSRVIGEILVLGRREPDYGGEEIFAVVVPNLEALGQDYPDKELDDSFIHGLVKAEIGDVNRSLPGYKKISNFTLRREPFEKNAQQKIRRFLYKSYEEGPAK encoded by the coding sequence ATGATGCTTAAACCTGAAGACTATATCGCTGATTGGCCGGACATGCCCTATCCCAACTTTTCTGCGTGGCTTGAGGATCTGTCTGCGCGCTGGGATAGTAAAACCGCTATTTTTTACCGTTCCGGCAAGCAGCGGGAATTTACCCAATGGTCCTTTGCCCGGCTGGCTCTGGAAAGCCGGCGTATAGGCCGGGGACTCCTGGCTGCGGGGCTGGTCAAGGGTGACCGGGTTGCCCTCTGGTCGGAAAATCGGCCCGAGTGGATTGCCGTCTGGCTCGGCGCAGCGGTGGCGGGGCTGGTTATCGTGCCCATAGACTTCCTTCTCTCCGAAGCGGAATGTTCCAATATTCTGAAAATTACCAACGCGAAGGCCTTTTTTTATTCCGGCCGGAAGCGGGACTATGCAACGGAGCTCCTTGCCCGGGGCGGCAATGCCCAAGGAATCCTCCTCAATGCTGCTGTGTGTATCAGCCAGGAGGGGGAGAATTTTTTCGAAGCCTTTGGCGTAGCGGCCGGTGATCAGATGCTCCCGAAGGCGGAGGATATTGCCGGGGCCGATCCGGTATCCATCGTCTTTACCTCCGGCACTACGGGATTTGCCAAGGGGGTTACCCTGAGTCATAGGGGGATCATCGCCAATTCCAGCGCCGCAATCCGTTCTCTGCGGGCCTACCCCTCGGATGTGTTTGTTAATGTGCTCCCCCTGCACCATACCTATCCTACCACCTGTTCCTTTATTTCCCCCCTTTCCGTGGGGGCCGCCACCATTATTGTGGACAAGCTCGTGGGGAAGGTGGTCATCGACGATATCCGCGAAGCCGGGGGAACCTTCCTCATCGCGGTACCCCTGCTCTACGACAAGGTGAAGGCGGGGATACAGCAGGGTTACCAAGCCTTGCCGTTTATTTTGCGGGCAATCCTGGAACCCCTGCGGAAGCTGGCCCTGGCGGAAGCGAATAAGGGTAACTATCAATTTGGCCAGCGGGTCTTTAAATTTATCCGCAAAAAGACGGGGCTTGCATCCATCCGGATAATGGTCGCCGGCGGTGGTCCCCTGAACCCCAAAACGGCAGACTTTTTCGACTCCTTCGGCTTTAACATGGTTCACGGCTACGGTATGAGCGAGAACAGCCCCCTGATCAGCGTGAGCACCCCCTGGCATAAGAACAATGTCTCTGTGGGTCTGCCGGTAATGCATACGGAAGTGAAGATCATCGATAAAAATGAAGAGGGTATCGGGGAGATTGTGGTAAAATCCCCCTCCCTCATGCTTGGCTACTACGATAACCCCGAAGCTACTGCGGAGACCTTTACCCAGGATGGGTACCTTAAAACCGGGGACCTGGGCTTCATCGACGAGCGGGGTTTTATTTACATCAACGGCAGGAAGAAGAACCTCATTGTCAGCTCCGGGGGCAAGAATATCTACCCCGAGGAAGTTGAAGCCCACTTCGACGGTTCCCGGGTTATTGGGGAGATCCTGGTGCTGGGCCGGAGGGAACCGGACTATGGGGGAGAGGAGATTTTCGCCGTGGTGGTTCCCAACCTGGAAGCCCTGGGGCAGGATTATCCGGATAAGGAACTGGACGACAGCTTTATCCATGGTTTGGTGAAAGCCGAAATAGGCGATGTGAACCGCAGCCTGCCGGGGTACAAAAAGATAAGTAATTTTACCCTCCGCCGGGAGCCCTTTGAGAAAAATGCTCAGCAGAAGATACGCCGCTTCCTGTACAAAAGCTACGAAGAAGGCCCGGCTAAATAG
- a CDS encoding GGDEF domain-containing protein, whose protein sequence is MEPDLQIGKQEQEQEKDLFVRIFRQLSAYKDPYQSISGILKDTCDFFGFFGAFVYEVDHTKVFHLYEHYRAPEAGLPETLVLSEHLSEHNIGELTRKLGEIVYLRSKKTKLGSKFLELFSAKSLVMIPVIIEQNELTALIGMVDRRHPVRLTKQGIVDADAVLSVLAGHIKMRVYQKRLERAYSSLRNMVDKAGVDMYVNDFYTHELLFINESLAAPRGGVEKLLGTPCWDALYTTKKGECDFCPKNKLVDDMGNPTQAYTWDLQRPSDGSWFRMVNAAIRWVDGRLAHVVSSINITENKYNEMLVRRLAECDALTSLPNRGKLVEDLNKCLANPDQEAERGYLIFIDLDDFKKANDSYGHLVGDALLRQIGHFLLDKSTILGIPYRYGGDEFVIVAANKSADDLDRIRELLLKRFAREWRIDGNSVYCGISAGAVPLGDKTADELIHAADMAMYEVKKSGKHGFRLGSLD, encoded by the coding sequence GTGGAGCCTGATTTACAGATTGGCAAACAGGAGCAGGAACAGGAAAAAGATCTGTTTGTCCGTATATTCAGACAATTAAGCGCATACAAAGATCCTTATCAATCTATTTCGGGAATTCTAAAGGATACCTGCGATTTTTTCGGGTTTTTTGGCGCTTTTGTCTATGAGGTGGACCACACTAAGGTGTTTCATCTCTATGAACACTATCGCGCTCCTGAGGCGGGGCTGCCGGAAACCCTGGTTCTGTCGGAGCATTTGAGTGAACACAATATAGGGGAATTGACCCGAAAGCTCGGGGAAATTGTCTATCTACGGTCAAAAAAAACTAAACTTGGATCAAAATTTCTTGAGCTATTTTCCGCTAAGTCCCTGGTTATGATCCCCGTTATTATTGAACAGAATGAACTTACCGCTCTTATCGGCATGGTGGACCGGCGGCATCCTGTACGGCTGACCAAACAGGGAATCGTTGACGCCGATGCGGTACTTTCGGTGCTTGCGGGGCATATCAAGATGCGGGTTTATCAGAAACGGCTGGAACGCGCCTATTCTTCCCTGCGGAACATGGTTGATAAGGCCGGGGTTGATATGTACGTCAACGATTTTTATACCCATGAACTCCTCTTTATCAACGAATCCCTGGCTGCTCCCCGGGGTGGGGTGGAAAAGCTGCTGGGGACGCCTTGCTGGGATGCCCTCTACACCACAAAAAAGGGTGAATGCGATTTTTGTCCCAAGAATAAGTTGGTGGATGATATGGGGAACCCTACCCAGGCCTATACCTGGGACTTACAGCGCCCTTCCGACGGTTCATGGTTCAGGATGGTGAACGCCGCCATCAGATGGGTGGACGGCAGGCTTGCCCATGTGGTGAGCAGTATCAATATTACGGAGAATAAGTATAATGAAATGTTGGTGCGTCGTTTGGCGGAATGTGATGCCCTGACTTCCCTGCCGAACCGGGGAAAGCTGGTGGAAGATCTGAACAAGTGCCTGGCTAATCCGGACCAAGAAGCAGAACGGGGTTATTTGATATTCATCGATTTGGATGATTTCAAAAAGGCAAACGATTCCTACGGTCATCTGGTGGGGGATGCTCTATTGCGGCAAATAGGTCATTTTCTGCTGGACAAAAGCACGATCCTGGGAATTCCCTACCGTTACGGCGGGGATGAATTTGTTATTGTGGCGGCGAATAAGTCGGCGGATGATCTTGACCGTATTCGGGAGCTCTTGTTGAAGCGTTTTGCCAGGGAATGGCGGATCGACGGCAATTCGGTTTATTGCGGGATCAGCGCTGGAGCGGTTCCTCTGGGGGACAAAACGGCGGACGAGCTTATTCATGCTGCGGACATGGCCATGTACGAAGTTAAAAAGAGCGGGAAACACGGATTCCGCCTGGGTTCCCTGGATTAA